Proteins encoded by one window of Bryobacteraceae bacterium:
- a CDS encoding winged helix-turn-helix domain-containing protein, producing MPAALQILRDPAAAAALLKPDRLRILSLLAEPDSASGVARRLGMPRQTVNYHLRELEKEGLVEFVESRQKGNCLERVLRARAAACVISQDALAVAGELPVSPADRFSAAYLASTAARAIRDLAALQARAAEAGQRLATMTIETEIRFSTASARNEFTAEITAAIAAIAAKYHDERVPGGRRFRLMLGAYPAPSKPPEPLPATVVME from the coding sequence ATGCCAGCCGCGCTCCAGATTCTTCGCGACCCCGCCGCCGCCGCCGCACTCCTCAAACCGGACCGCCTCCGCATCCTCTCCCTCCTCGCCGAACCCGATTCCGCCTCCGGCGTCGCGCGGCGCCTCGGGATGCCCCGCCAGACCGTCAACTACCATTTGCGCGAGCTCGAAAAGGAAGGGCTCGTCGAGTTCGTCGAAAGCCGTCAGAAGGGCAACTGTCTTGAACGCGTGCTTCGCGCACGCGCCGCCGCGTGTGTGATTTCCCAGGACGCTCTCGCCGTCGCCGGCGAGCTCCCCGTGTCCCCGGCGGACCGCTTCTCCGCCGCCTACCTGGCATCCACCGCGGCTCGGGCCATCCGTGATCTCGCCGCCTTGCAGGCGCGCGCCGCCGAGGCCGGCCAGCGCCTCGCCACTATGACCATCGAGACGGAGATCCGCTTTTCCACCGCCTCGGCCCGTAACGAGTTCACCGCCGAGATCACCGCAGCCATCGCCGCGATCGCCGCAAAGTATCACGACGAACGGGTCCCCGGGGGCCGTCGCTTCCGCCTCATGTTGGGCGCCTATCCCGCCCCATCCAAACCCCCCGAGCCGTTGCCCGCCACCGTTGTTATGGAGTAA
- a CDS encoding carboxypeptidase regulatory-like domain-containing protein, with product MFIRHSLLALYAARLLAQGAEAELSGHLVDPAGLPVAGAVLTLESPASGLVLQTRTGSGGGYSFPAVPAGGYRMKAARDGFAPIHRDVALRLGDHARIDLALALEGVTTAIPVTAETPLLETARGSAGWVVEQKSVVNLPLDGRNFVPLVALLPGVSLPPGSTLPRVNGGRPRVNEYLYDGASVLQPEPGQVPYFPVIDAIEEFRVETNSYSAEYGHANGGVVMVNLKSGANLFHGTLFEFFRNEALNARNFFAAGRSRPRFRRNQYGAAAGGPIRRNRTFFFADWQGTRLSTGVVRISTVPEAAARRGQFGNPVLDPATTRLEGGTYTRDPFPANRIPLARYDPVAARALDHFPLPNIAGARNNYIRAGNETTAQDQFDGRLDHYFSSRHRGFGRYTHLLDDSNPVTPLPDGGGAISSGLLGDTALRSAGLVAGHTWTPAADLVGQWRVGWSRRGFARASVRSLDLPAIPGVPDSAFPGVPPSFDIAGLQRLGPPANANADFSTSVLQVSGSLTVARGSNSLKLGADIRRQALDVLQPPNPAGVTQFTSILTGDSLASFLLGQVDRFQLDIQHEKLKPRANTAEFFVQEDRRVGSRLNLNLGVRYTLNYPSTVDGDRGAVFNVATERLDFLGRDGYPRSARNLEYTNFGPRVGMAFRASATLAIRAGYGLTWIEQAGITTPFTTPFFPFIRGITQTSLDNVFPTFVLAHGPTVDGEAAGPDSGLGQSVFAVQRDQKSGYAQQWNLTIQKTLGASWSAEAGYLGSKLTNLGVPDVNWNQLSADLFSLGAALSDSLPSPFSGDIPESSPLGAPTIARQQLLRPLPRFSAVAFYRNNVGHSTYHSLQTRLEKRYAGRVTLTAAYTFSKLIDDAGQVFDAAILTGPAASFQSADSHNRRLEKDVSTGDIRHVLSAGFVYELPGGWRLAGMARAQSGLPFAITQQPNFNAFAGFGVQRPNRIASPRIADPTPARWFDTGAFAQAAPLTIGDSSRNPVRGPGYRKLDLMASKTFTLAELARLEFRAEAFNLTNTPSFANPNGVFGTPGFGTITQAFDPRVFELVCKLHF from the coding sequence GTGTTTATAAGACACTCTCTCCTCGCCCTCTACGCCGCCCGCCTGCTCGCCCAGGGCGCTGAAGCGGAGCTTTCCGGCCACCTCGTCGACCCCGCCGGCCTGCCCGTCGCGGGCGCCGTGCTGACGCTCGAGAGCCCCGCGTCCGGTCTCGTTCTCCAAACCCGCACCGGCAGCGGCGGCGGCTACTCATTCCCCGCCGTCCCCGCCGGCGGCTACCGGATGAAGGCCGCGCGCGACGGCTTTGCCCCGATCCACCGCGACGTCGCCCTGCGCCTTGGCGACCACGCCCGAATCGACCTCGCACTGGCGCTCGAAGGCGTCACCACCGCGATTCCAGTTACCGCCGAAACTCCGCTCCTCGAAACGGCGCGTGGAAGCGCCGGGTGGGTGGTCGAGCAGAAGAGCGTGGTGAACCTGCCCCTCGACGGCCGCAACTTTGTCCCACTCGTCGCGCTGCTTCCGGGCGTCAGTCTGCCGCCGGGCTCGACCCTGCCTCGCGTGAACGGAGGCCGCCCTCGCGTGAATGAGTATCTCTACGACGGAGCGAGCGTCCTGCAGCCCGAGCCGGGTCAGGTACCCTACTTTCCCGTGATCGACGCGATCGAGGAGTTCCGGGTCGAAACCAACAGCTACTCGGCCGAGTACGGTCACGCCAACGGCGGCGTCGTGATGGTGAACCTGAAATCCGGCGCCAATTTGTTCCACGGGACGCTATTCGAGTTCTTCCGCAATGAAGCGCTCAACGCCCGGAACTTCTTCGCCGCCGGCCGCTCGCGGCCGCGCTTCCGTCGAAACCAGTACGGCGCCGCCGCCGGTGGACCGATCCGGCGAAACCGCACCTTCTTCTTCGCGGACTGGCAGGGGACGCGGCTCTCCACGGGCGTCGTGCGCATCAGCACCGTCCCGGAGGCGGCGGCCCGGCGCGGCCAATTCGGGAATCCCGTGCTCGACCCGGCCACTACGCGGCTCGAAGGCGGGACCTACACGCGGGATCCCTTCCCGGCGAACCGGATTCCATTGGCGCGATACGATCCCGTCGCCGCGCGCGCACTCGATCATTTCCCGCTGCCCAACATCGCTGGCGCGCGTAACAACTACATCCGAGCAGGGAACGAAACCACCGCGCAAGACCAATTCGACGGCCGCCTGGACCACTACTTCTCCAGCCGCCACCGCGGCTTTGGCCGCTACACCCACCTGCTCGACGATTCGAACCCGGTGACGCCACTGCCCGACGGCGGCGGCGCCATCAGTTCGGGCCTGTTGGGCGATACCGCGCTCCGTTCGGCGGGCCTCGTCGCGGGGCACACGTGGACGCCGGCGGCGGATCTGGTGGGCCAGTGGCGCGTGGGTTGGTCCCGCCGGGGATTCGCCCGCGCTTCGGTTCGTTCCCTCGATTTGCCGGCGATACCCGGCGTGCCGGATTCCGCCTTTCCCGGCGTGCCGCCCTCGTTCGATATCGCCGGGCTACAGCGCCTCGGGCCTCCGGCGAACGCCAACGCGGACTTCAGCACCTCGGTCCTCCAGGTATCGGGCAGCCTCACCGTCGCGCGCGGCTCGAACAGCTTGAAACTGGGCGCGGACATTCGCCGGCAGGCTCTCGATGTTCTGCAGCCGCCAAACCCGGCCGGCGTTACGCAGTTCACCAGCATCCTCACCGGCGACAGTCTCGCATCGTTCCTGCTCGGCCAGGTGGATCGGTTTCAGCTCGACATCCAGCACGAAAAGCTGAAGCCTCGCGCCAACACCGCCGAGTTCTTCGTCCAGGAAGACAGGCGCGTGGGATCGCGCCTCAACCTGAACCTGGGCGTGCGATACACGCTCAACTACCCGTCGACGGTCGACGGCGACCGCGGCGCCGTGTTCAACGTCGCCACCGAGCGCCTCGACTTCCTCGGCCGAGACGGGTATCCGCGTTCGGCGCGGAACCTCGAGTACACGAACTTCGGTCCGCGCGTGGGCATGGCGTTCCGAGCGTCCGCCACGCTCGCCATCCGCGCCGGCTATGGGCTCACCTGGATCGAACAGGCTGGAATAACGACACCCTTCACCACGCCATTCTTCCCATTCATCCGAGGCATCACGCAGACCTCTCTCGACAATGTATTCCCAACCTTTGTTCTCGCCCACGGCCCAACTGTCGATGGCGAAGCGGCGGGTCCCGATAGCGGCCTCGGCCAAAGCGTATTCGCGGTTCAGCGAGATCAGAAGAGCGGCTACGCGCAACAGTGGAACCTCACGATCCAGAAGACGCTTGGCGCTTCATGGAGCGCGGAAGCCGGATACCTCGGGTCGAAACTTACCAACCTTGGCGTGCCGGACGTGAACTGGAACCAACTCAGCGCGGACCTGTTCAGCCTCGGCGCGGCGCTGAGCGATTCGCTGCCGAGTCCGTTCTCCGGGGACATCCCCGAGTCCTCGCCGCTTGGCGCCCCCACCATCGCGCGGCAGCAACTGCTGCGTCCCCTGCCCCGGTTCTCCGCGGTCGCCTTCTATCGAAACAACGTCGGCCACTCGACCTACCATTCGCTTCAAACGCGCCTTGAAAAGCGCTACGCCGGACGCGTCACGCTCACCGCCGCCTATACATTCTCGAAGCTGATCGACGACGCCGGGCAGGTCTTCGATGCCGCCATCCTCACCGGACCAGCGGCCTCGTTCCAATCCGCCGACAGCCACAACCGGCGGCTCGAGAAAGACGTCTCCACGGGCGACATCCGGCACGTTCTCTCAGCGGGCTTCGTCTACGAACTTCCGGGAGGGTGGCGATTGGCGGGCATGGCGCGCGCCCAATCCGGGCTGCCCTTCGCCATTACGCAACAGCCCAACTTCAATGCCTTCGCCGGTTTCGGCGTACAGCGACCGAACCGCATCGCCTCACCGCGAATCGCAGACCCCACGCCCGCGCGATGGTTCGACACCGGAGCGTTCGCGCAAGCCGCACCGCTCACCATCGGCGACAGCTCGCGGAACCCCGTTCGCGGTCCCGGGTATCGCAAGCTGGACCTCATGGCGTCGAAAACCTTCACCCTGGCCGAGCTCGCCCGGCTCGAGTTCCGCGCTGAGGCGTTCAACCTCACCAACACGCCCTCGTTCGCCAATCCGAACGGCGTCTTCGGAACGCCTGGGTTCGGTACAATCACGCAGGCGTTCGACCCGCGGGTGTTCGAACTCGTGTGCAAGCTACACTTTTGA
- a CDS encoding substrate-binding domain-containing protein yields MANDIRNHLGEVRKSRGIAAADLARAVGVSRQTIHAIESGAYSPNTGVALRLARELDVPVEALFSLAAEPSAPPPAVPARVLGAAAAGTRVRLCRVGEDTVAIPVSAAPYFLPEADGLVARAGKRGAASVTPFDASIAHEKAVVLAGCDPASSLIAAIARTVAGIEVVLAGASSGLAFEWLNDGAVHVAGSHLESIQPSSDLLVVNCAVWEAGLVTAAGNPRQIAKIEHLARRDVRFVNRQPGSGARAVTNRLLAAAGVEPAAVRGYDDEAPGHLAAAAAVQAGRADCCFATRSAALAFGLGFVPLHSERYDLILRRETAQLPAVAALLDVLQLAQLRRTLTQAAGYDTTDTGRTATAS; encoded by the coding sequence ATGGCGAACGATATCCGGAACCACCTGGGCGAAGTAAGGAAGAGCCGAGGCATTGCCGCGGCGGACCTGGCGCGTGCCGTGGGCGTGTCCCGGCAGACGATTCACGCGATCGAATCCGGTGCATACTCGCCGAACACCGGCGTCGCGCTGCGGCTGGCGCGCGAACTCGACGTTCCGGTGGAGGCGCTGTTCTCGCTTGCAGCCGAACCGTCCGCGCCGCCGCCGGCAGTTCCGGCTCGCGTCCTGGGCGCGGCCGCCGCTGGCACGCGAGTCCGCTTGTGCCGTGTGGGGGAGGACACCGTCGCAATCCCCGTCAGCGCGGCGCCGTACTTCCTCCCGGAAGCCGACGGCCTCGTCGCCCGCGCAGGCAAACGCGGCGCGGCGTCCGTCACCCCGTTCGACGCCTCCATCGCCCATGAAAAAGCCGTCGTGCTTGCCGGCTGCGACCCGGCTTCCAGCCTGATCGCGGCCATCGCGAGGACCGTGGCGGGCATCGAGGTGGTGCTCGCCGGCGCTTCCAGCGGTCTCGCTTTCGAGTGGTTGAACGACGGAGCCGTGCATGTCGCCGGGTCGCACCTCGAGAGCATCCAGCCGTCTTCGGATCTGCTCGTCGTGAACTGCGCGGTCTGGGAAGCCGGACTCGTTACCGCCGCGGGCAACCCCAGGCAGATCGCGAAGATCGAACACCTTGCCCGGCGAGACGTTCGTTTTGTGAATCGCCAGCCGGGCTCCGGCGCGCGGGCGGTCACGAATCGGCTGCTGGCGGCGGCTGGCGTTGAGCCGGCGGCGGTGCGCGGCTATGACGACGAAGCGCCGGGCCACTTGGCGGCAGCGGCCGCCGTGCAAGCGGGACGGGCGGATTGCTGCTTCGCGACTCGTTCCGCCGCGCTTGCCTTCGGCCTCGGGTTCGTTCCGCTCCACAGTGAGCGGTACGATCTCATTTTGCGCCGTGAGACGGCCCAACTGCCTGCCGTCGCCGCGCTGCTCGACGTGCTGCAACTCGCGCAACTGCGGCGAACACTCACGCAGGCGG